From Ascochyta rabiei chromosome 16, complete sequence, the proteins below share one genomic window:
- a CDS encoding Pyridoxal 5'-phosphate synthase: MSTTAPAASTLPQAPWKQLFNKHLGEMKPPQFVLGTLDKAPDGSPTDYVPRVRYCIFRGFWAELPENKHNDAERNPELYHSDCPTFTTDVRMEKVGQIFKTSAGHAESDDQVQGSGGGGPVEAVWWVEGETQTQWRVAGKAYVIADDIEGSEESSGVRTVKSEVGKRMRALNEGGENEWSWQRELTGFFGNQSPAIKGSFKNPPPGQPVTAPFDKERLQLGSKADDLHDEVARKNFRLVVIVPDVVEQTDLSDPEKARRFRYTWDADTARHNAGWRTEELWP; encoded by the exons ATGTCGACCACCGCACCCGCAGCCTCGACGCTCCCCCAGGCACCATGGAAGCAGCTCTTCAACAAGCACCTTGGCGAGATGAAGCCTCCTCAGTTCGTGCTCGGCACCCTCGATAAAGCCCCAGACGGCTCTCCTACCGACTACGTGCCCCGAGTCCGCTACTGCATCTTCAGAGGGTTCTGGGCCGAGCTACCAGAGAACAAGCATAACGATGCCGAGCGCAACCCCGAGCTCTACCACAGCGACTGCCCTACCTTCACGACAGACGTGCGCATGGAGAAGGTCGGACAGATCTTCAAGACAAGCGCTGGACACGCGGAGAGTGACGACCAGGTCCAGGGCAGCGGCGGTGGAGGCCCGGTCGAAGCTGTCTGGTGGGTTGAAGGCGAGACTCAGACACAATGGCGAGTTGCAGGCAAGGCTTACGTGATTGCTGATGACATTGAGGGCTCTGAGGAAAGCAGTGGTGTCAGGACAGTCAAGAGCGAGGTGGGCAAGAGGATGAGGGCGCTCAACGAGGGCGGGGAGAACGAATGGAGCTGGCAAAGAGAGCTTACAGGCTTCTTTGGCAACCAGTCTCCTGCCATCAAAG GCTCCTTCAAGAACCCACCACCAGGCCAGCCGGTAACTGCGCCCTTTGACAAAGAGCGTCTCCAGCTCGGCTCAAAAGCAGATGACCTGCATGACGAGGTTGCGAGGAAGAACTTCCGCCTTGTAGTCATTGTCCCCGACGTTGTCGAGCAGACTGATCTGAGCGATCCCGAGAAGGCGCGGAGATTCAGATACACATGGGATGCCGATACTGCGCGGCACAACGCTGGCTGGAGGACAGAGGAGCTGTGGCCATAG